A window from Salarias fasciatus chromosome 11, fSalaFa1.1, whole genome shotgun sequence encodes these proteins:
- the nppcl gene encoding C-type natriuretic peptide-like, with protein MLCPVLLCAALLLLTPLEITEARALHPSPDAVQFMEQFMDRYNDLLTLDDLENLLNSQPEEQSTFSSGVKAPDYPKWAEVQTPPETPWLRLLKGALVNQKRAEPDRSRRGWNRGCFGLKLDRIGSMSGLGC; from the exons ATGCTGTGCCCGGTGCTGCTCTgtgccgctctgctcctcctgactCCGCTGGAGATCACAGAGGCTCGCGCTCTGCACCCCTCGCCTGATGCTGTGCAG TTCATGGAGCAGTTTATGGATCGCTACAATGACCTTCTGACCCTGGACGACCTGGAGAACCTGCTGAACAGCCAGCCAGAGGAGCAGTCCACCTTCTCCTCCGGGGTCAAAGCGCCCGATTACCCCAAATGGGCCGAGGTGCAGACGCCGCCCGAGACGCCCTGGCTCCGCCTGCTCAAGGGCGCCCTGGTCAATCAGAAGCGGGCAGAGCCGGACCGCTCGCGGAGGGGCTGGAACAGAGGGTGCTTCGGCCTCAAACTGGACCGGATCGGGTCCATGAGCGGACTGGGCTGTTAG